In Acidobacteriota bacterium, a single genomic region encodes these proteins:
- a CDS encoding MBL fold metallo-hydrolase produces MPHPPSIPVQSTTLGDFELTVLSDGDYYLDGGAFFGVIPKPLWQKRMPADEQNRLSVGVNSLLIKTGKHTVLVETGIGNKLGEKQKQFFQPEEKLLNNLAAAKVAPEDIDVVINTHLHFDHCGWNTVLRGDRTVATFPKAKYYVQEGEWRHARMQTERDRVSYLSPNYDPLIESGQMHLLHGDAEIVPGIAVRLFPGHTRNLQAVMLHSGTERACYISDLIPTTHHLDLTWGMAFDLFPLETIESRKRFYERAVPDKWLVVFTHDPQVPWAYIESPQPGKLVAKAL; encoded by the coding sequence ATGCCGCACCCACCTTCCATCCCGGTGCAGTCCACCACGCTTGGCGACTTCGAGCTGACCGTCCTCTCCGACGGCGATTACTACCTCGATGGCGGGGCTTTTTTTGGTGTGATCCCAAAACCTCTCTGGCAGAAACGCATGCCGGCGGACGAGCAGAACCGGCTCTCCGTGGGCGTGAACTCGCTGCTCATCAAGACCGGCAAGCACACCGTGCTGGTCGAGACCGGCATCGGCAACAAGCTGGGCGAAAAGCAGAAGCAGTTCTTCCAGCCCGAAGAAAAGCTGCTCAACAATCTTGCCGCCGCGAAGGTCGCGCCCGAGGACATCGACGTCGTCATCAACACCCACCTGCACTTCGACCACTGCGGCTGGAACACGGTGCTGCGCGGCGACCGCACCGTCGCCACCTTCCCCAAAGCGAAGTATTACGTGCAGGAGGGCGAGTGGCGGCACGCGCGCATGCAGACCGAGCGCGACCGCGTGAGCTATCTCTCGCCCAACTACGATCCGCTGATCGAGAGTGGGCAGATGCACCTGCTGCACGGCGATGCCGAGATCGTTCCCGGCATCGCGGTGAGACTCTTTCCCGGACACACCCGCAACCTGCAAGCCGTGATGCTCCACTCCGGCACCGAGCGTGCCTGCTACATCTCCGACCTTATCCCCACCACGCACCACCTCGACCTCACCTGGGGGATGGCCTTCGACCTGTTCCCGCTCGAGACCATCGAAAGCCGCAAGCGCTTCTACGAGCGCGCGGTGCCGGATAAATGGCTGGTGGTGTTCACCCACGATCCGCAGGTGCCGTGGGCGTACATCGAGTCACCGCAACCGGGGAAGCTAGTCGCGAAGGCCCTTTAA